The following are from one region of the Thermococcus cleftensis genome:
- a CDS encoding PadR family transcriptional regulator, which translates to MGEDVERRIIKGLFTVPLKDIILVIVGLKGEAHGYEILKELEKLAIGLWKPSHSNLYTILNKMVEEGLLEPREEYRGRVRRVKYSLTEKGWDYLRTSNDLALRVLYTSVNYHEALKKKLEEMELKRPMDRETVKTYLELLKRIRDILDEEIRTIEAELAGE; encoded by the coding sequence ATGGGGGAAGATGTGGAGCGGAGGATAATCAAGGGGCTCTTCACGGTTCCGCTGAAGGACATCATACTCGTCATCGTCGGCCTGAAGGGAGAGGCACATGGCTACGAAATACTGAAGGAGCTGGAAAAACTCGCTATTGGGCTCTGGAAGCCGAGCCACAGCAACCTGTACACAATCCTCAACAAGATGGTGGAGGAGGGACTTCTGGAGCCGAGGGAGGAGTACAGGGGGAGGGTCAGGCGCGTTAAGTACAGCCTCACCGAGAAGGGGTGGGACTATCTGAGAACCTCAAACGACCTCGCCCTGAGGGTTCTTTACACGTCCGTGAACTACCACGAGGCTCTGAAGAAAAAGCTCGAAGAGATGGAGCTTAAGAGACCGATGGACAGGGAGACCGTTAAAACCTACCTGGAGCTTCTCAAGAGGATACGCGACATACTCGATGAGGAGATAAGGACGATAGAGGCCGAGCTGGCTGGAGAATGA
- a CDS encoding ArsR/SmtB family transcription factor: MENDLKVQLEELKKRLEVLEESIDPVDEVMLSIKARLRRKLEGGSLPEIDEEKAAKTLKALANPDRIRILKMLSERPMGFKEIKEALGVESPTVSHHLKLLVKTRMVKKGERYEISPDGRLFLRLLEIITALEEVEE; the protein is encoded by the coding sequence ATGGAGAACGACCTGAAGGTTCAGCTCGAAGAGCTGAAGAAAAGGCTGGAGGTGCTGGAGGAAAGCATTGACCCCGTTGATGAGGTCATGCTCTCGATAAAGGCCCGTCTCAGGAGAAAGCTCGAAGGCGGAAGCCTGCCCGAGATAGATGAGGAGAAGGCCGCGAAGACCCTCAAAGCTCTGGCCAACCCGGACAGGATAAGGATACTCAAAATGCTCTCCGAAAGACCGATGGGCTTCAAGGAGATAAAGGAAGCCCTCGGTGTGGAGAGTCCAACTGTTTCACACCACCTGAAGCTCCTGGTGAAAACCCGCATGGTGAAGAAAGGCGAGAGGTATGAAATCTCGCCGGACGGACGTTTGTTTTTGCGTTTGCTCGAGATAATAACTGCCCTTGAGGAGGTGGAAGAATGA